A stretch of Nonomuraea africana DNA encodes these proteins:
- a CDS encoding ISAs1 family transposase yields MPSSPIDVLSRHLEHVTTTDPMTDLTDLPALADVLDAVPDPRNRRGRRYQLGPLLALALLAVLGGATSLAKITRFITGCDPELRVQLGLPAATRLAASTLGRLLARLDGDAFDTATCAYLTKLAACAAPPTPSTRQPLLGLAVDGKTLRGSRTGDGVTHLLAAVRHDTQTVVAQAQIQAKSNEIPAFTPLLADLNLSGVVITADALHTQHEHARQIVAAGGHYLLVVKGNQPTLHRRLKALPWREAILNDRTDETGHGRREIRRMKICTARPGLPFPHALQAIQVKRRRTDHKSGKTTIVTIYAVTSLPPGRVIHAHLATLIRGHWSIEALHHIRDVTYHEDACRVRKGAAPRILASLRNLAIGLARLIGWTNISAATDHYRSHPGDGLQLLGLAT; encoded by the coding sequence GTGCCATCTTCCCCGATCGACGTGCTCTCCCGCCACCTGGAGCACGTCACCACCACCGACCCGATGACGGACCTGACCGACCTGCCCGCGTTGGCCGATGTCCTGGATGCCGTACCCGACCCACGTAACCGTCGCGGGCGCCGCTACCAACTCGGACCGCTGCTGGCCTTAGCCTTGCTCGCCGTACTCGGCGGCGCCACCTCCCTGGCGAAGATCACCAGATTCATCACCGGATGCGACCCTGAACTACGCGTCCAGCTCGGCCTGCCCGCCGCGACGCGGCTGGCCGCCAGCACCCTGGGACGGCTGCTGGCCCGCCTGGACGGCGACGCCTTCGACACCGCGACCTGCGCCTATCTGACCAAGCTGGCCGCCTGCGCCGCACCGCCCACCCCCAGCACCCGACAACCGCTACTCGGCCTGGCCGTGGACGGCAAGACGCTGCGCGGCAGCCGCACCGGTGACGGCGTAACCCACCTGCTGGCCGCCGTCCGCCACGACACCCAGACCGTCGTGGCCCAAGCCCAGATCCAGGCCAAGAGCAACGAGATCCCCGCGTTCACGCCGCTGCTGGCCGACCTGAATCTGTCCGGCGTGGTGATCACCGCCGACGCCCTGCACACCCAGCACGAACATGCCCGCCAGATCGTCGCCGCCGGCGGCCACTACCTGCTCGTCGTCAAGGGCAACCAGCCCACCCTGCACCGCCGACTCAAGGCCCTGCCCTGGCGCGAGGCCATCCTCAATGACCGCACCGACGAGACCGGGCATGGCCGCCGCGAGATCCGCCGCATGAAGATCTGCACCGCCCGCCCGGGCCTGCCCTTCCCGCACGCCCTGCAGGCCATCCAGGTCAAGCGCCGCCGCACCGACCACAAGAGCGGCAAGACCACCATCGTCACGATCTACGCCGTCACCAGTCTCCCGCCGGGCCGGGTCATCCACGCCCACCTCGCCACCCTCATCCGCGGCCACTGGAGCATCGAGGCCCTGCACCACATCCGCGACGTCACCTACCACGAAGACGCCTGCAGAGTGCGGAAAGGCGCCGCTCCACGCATCCTGGCGAGCCTGCGCAACCTGGCCATCGGCCTGGCCCGCCTGATCGGCTGGACCAACATCAGCGCCGCCACTGACCACTACCGCAGCCACCCAGGCGACGGGCTTCAGCTACTCGGTCTCGCCACATGA
- a CDS encoding VOC family protein produces the protein MALHLVQVNFKARDDSALGRFWAEALGWGVSSEGPGVTNLEPEGFVWPDPAAFYIDVVTVPDPETVKYRVHLELATTSAAHQAELVARLKELGATPADVGQGDVPWTVLADPEGNVFCVLEPREIYRDIGPIAAVVVDCADPRAMARFWGEAVDWTLHEVTDDHAMLGSAKGVGPYLEFRRTTPGVKTVWNRVHLDLLPYPVDDQAAEVARLQALGATLADVGQGDVPWIVLADPEGNEFCVLGRA, from the coding sequence ATGGCACTGCATCTTGTTCAGGTGAATTTCAAAGCTCGGGATGACTCGGCGCTCGGCCGGTTCTGGGCGGAGGCGCTCGGCTGGGGTGTTTCCAGCGAGGGACCCGGCGTGACCAACCTCGAGCCCGAGGGCTTCGTCTGGCCGGACCCCGCCGCCTTCTACATCGATGTCGTCACCGTCCCGGACCCCGAAACGGTGAAGTACCGCGTGCACCTCGAGCTCGCCACCACCTCTGCGGCCCATCAGGCCGAGTTGGTCGCGCGTCTGAAGGAGCTCGGTGCGACGCCCGCCGATGTGGGCCAGGGCGACGTTCCGTGGACGGTTCTGGCCGACCCGGAGGGCAACGTGTTCTGCGTGCTGGAGCCTCGGGAGATCTACCGGGATATCGGCCCGATCGCCGCGGTGGTGGTCGACTGCGCGGACCCGCGGGCCATGGCCCGGTTCTGGGGCGAGGCGGTGGACTGGACCCTGCATGAGGTGACCGACGATCATGCGATGCTGGGCTCCGCCAAGGGTGTCGGGCCGTATCTTGAGTTCCGCCGCACAACGCCCGGCGTGAAGACCGTGTGGAACCGCGTCCATCTCGACCTGCTGCCGTATCCCGTTGACGATCAAGCCGCGGAGGTGGCCCGGCTGCAGGCCCTCGGCGCGACGCTCGCCGACGTCGGCCAGGGCGACGTCCCGTGGATCGTCCTCGCCGACCCGGAGGGCAACGAGTTCTGCGTCCTCGGTCGGGCCTGA
- a CDS encoding alpha/beta fold hydrolase, producing MRRRFSLVAAAFVVVAAVLPVPTAGAAAGNGSPAPPGKGGIAWVPCEEEPAAECGKLAVPIDWSRPDGPTIDLAIARRKATDPAARVGSLVINPGGPGGSGVEAAYGAPGFFTEELQRRFDIVGFDPRGVGRSHPVVCSAAVYNQMPHAVMTSQADFDKWTAYAKRLHQDCRARTGPLYDHVDSANVARDMDALRAALGEEKLTYYGISYGTLIGQMYAELFPHRIRAMALDSNMDHSLGVKAFLDTEAAAVEDAFDEFVGWCEHTASCALHGQDVRALWERLLAKARSGKLYYPGVPDRPMTELQVLWQGVLGTEGPAWQLLSEMLRALDGGGPLPPWVPPLPGRQPVEGELAHLPTVVLCEDYSLRVRNYKQYAALMRSSNRHAPDMRYNPMPIEDLPVCLNHTTNNPQHRLRYKGSAPIMLGSSLHDPSTPYGWSANVARQLGPKAVLLTYEGWGHRIYGKEECATVPFDKYLISLDVPAPGTRCPVGGGAKTMLKRQSELWPTDSLHWGVRF from the coding sequence GTGCGAAGAAGATTCTCCCTAGTCGCCGCCGCCTTCGTCGTGGTGGCGGCGGTGCTGCCCGTTCCGACGGCCGGGGCGGCCGCTGGAAACGGAAGCCCCGCTCCCCCGGGGAAGGGCGGCATCGCCTGGGTCCCCTGCGAGGAGGAGCCCGCCGCCGAGTGCGGCAAGCTGGCCGTCCCGATCGACTGGTCCCGTCCGGACGGGCCCACCATCGACCTGGCCATCGCCCGCCGCAAGGCCACCGACCCCGCGGCCCGCGTCGGATCCCTGGTGATCAACCCGGGCGGCCCGGGCGGCTCGGGCGTGGAGGCCGCCTACGGCGCCCCCGGCTTCTTCACCGAGGAGCTCCAGCGGCGGTTCGACATCGTCGGCTTCGACCCCCGAGGTGTGGGCCGCAGCCATCCGGTGGTCTGCTCGGCGGCGGTGTACAACCAGATGCCGCACGCGGTCATGACCAGCCAGGCCGACTTCGACAAGTGGACCGCCTACGCCAAGAGGCTGCACCAGGACTGCCGGGCCCGCACCGGCCCCCTGTACGACCACGTCGACTCGGCCAACGTCGCGCGCGACATGGACGCCCTCCGCGCCGCCCTCGGCGAGGAGAAGCTCACCTACTACGGCATCTCGTACGGCACGCTCATCGGGCAGATGTACGCCGAGCTGTTCCCCCACCGGATCAGGGCCATGGCCCTCGACAGCAACATGGACCACAGCCTCGGCGTCAAGGCGTTCCTCGACACCGAGGCCGCCGCCGTCGAGGACGCCTTCGACGAGTTCGTCGGCTGGTGCGAGCACACCGCCAGCTGCGCCCTGCACGGCCAGGACGTCCGGGCGCTGTGGGAGAGGCTCCTCGCCAAGGCGCGCAGCGGAAAGCTGTACTACCCCGGCGTCCCCGACCGCCCGATGACCGAGCTGCAGGTCCTGTGGCAGGGCGTGCTGGGCACCGAAGGCCCCGCCTGGCAGCTGCTGAGCGAGATGCTCCGCGCCCTGGACGGCGGCGGCCCGCTGCCGCCGTGGGTCCCGCCGCTGCCCGGCCGTCAGCCGGTGGAAGGCGAACTCGCCCACCTGCCGACCGTGGTCCTCTGTGAGGACTACAGCCTGCGGGTGCGCAACTACAAGCAGTACGCCGCGCTCATGCGCAGCTCCAACCGCCACGCCCCCGACATGCGTTACAACCCGATGCCGATCGAGGACCTGCCCGTCTGCCTCAACCACACCACCAACAACCCGCAGCACCGGCTGCGGTACAAGGGCAGCGCTCCGATCATGCTGGGGAGCTCGTTGCACGACCCCTCCACCCCGTACGGCTGGTCTGCCAACGTGGCCCGCCAGCTCGGCCCCAAGGCGGTGCTGCTCACGTACGAGGGCTGGGGGCACCGCATCTACGGCAAGGAGGAGTGCGCCACCGTGCCCTTCGACAAGTACCTGATCTCGCTGGACGTGCCCGCACCCGGCACTCGCTGCCCCGTGGGTGGCGGAGCCAAGACCATGCTCAAGCGGCAGTCCGAGCTGTGGCCGACGGACTCGCTCCACTGGGGCGTCCGCTTCTGA
- a CDS encoding DUF6461 domain-containing protein — translation MFRNWGPGSDGSGEWDSGILVGSSGTWIVVFGDHRCVSDTALTALSRGGGRAVAIRWNGAELLKYAVDGEMKVTINIVATQYRTGSDPTLLDRHMGGLRFDIGGPDNADPVDPRESFTSALVVIGRITGQEINKEWLDEPHVGYIVPADPR, via the coding sequence ATGTTCCGGAACTGGGGTCCGGGTTCAGATGGGAGCGGAGAGTGGGACAGTGGAATACTAGTTGGGTCAAGCGGGACCTGGATCGTCGTCTTCGGCGACCATCGATGCGTGAGCGATACGGCGCTGACTGCCTTGTCGCGAGGCGGCGGACGCGCCGTAGCCATCCGCTGGAATGGCGCTGAGCTTCTCAAGTACGCCGTCGACGGCGAGATGAAGGTAACCATCAACATCGTCGCAACCCAATACCGCACCGGCAGTGACCCCACGCTTCTCGACCGTCACATGGGCGGTCTCCGATTTGATATCGGCGGTCCTGACAATGCCGATCCGGTAGATCCTCGGGAGAGCTTCACCTCCGCTCTTGTCGTGATCGGACGAATCACTGGCCAAGAGATCAACAAAGAATGGTTGGATGAACCGCATGTCGGCTACATCGTTCCCGCAGACCCTCGATGA
- a CDS encoding STM3941 family protein: MEWRQSVSKTLLLVLGSVCIVIVGIAMALGWLEESGHGPTWFAVANGCAVVVIFSVATVVYTRRLLHGKAVVIRIDEHGIHDHRLSREPIPWKCIRGVRVVHVSGWRYLKLRMTDADQERYLTELARWSTLLPPHGITIRTVGLKPSFDELLAAVERSRPSLKKRKHSF, translated from the coding sequence ATGGAATGGCGGCAGTCGGTGTCCAAGACCCTTCTGCTCGTACTGGGCAGCGTATGCATCGTGATAGTCGGGATTGCCATGGCGCTCGGCTGGCTGGAGGAATCCGGACATGGCCCGACCTGGTTTGCCGTGGCCAACGGATGTGCGGTGGTGGTGATCTTCTCGGTCGCCACGGTGGTATACACGCGCCGCCTGCTCCACGGTAAAGCCGTCGTCATCCGGATCGACGAGCACGGCATTCACGACCACCGCCTGTCGCGCGAGCCGATCCCCTGGAAGTGCATTCGCGGAGTGCGCGTCGTGCACGTGTCCGGCTGGCGCTACCTGAAGCTCCGCATGACGGACGCCGACCAGGAACGGTACCTGACAGAGCTGGCCCGGTGGAGCACCCTGCTGCCACCACACGGGATCACCATCAGGACGGTGGGGCTCAAGCCCTCGTTCGATGAACTCCTGGCCGCCGTGGAGCGCTCACGTCCCTCCCTCAAGAAGCGCAAGCACTCCTTCTAG
- a CDS encoding single-stranded DNA-binding protein, whose translation MVDGVSVFMRCSAFRELAEHIAESASRGTRVVVTGRLQQRSYEDKQDIKRWVIEVIIEDAGVSLRFATAKVNKVSREKVPHPAESWENTSNPWGGEGQEHELAMAGAGFGGQEAPF comes from the coding sequence ATGGTCGACGGGGTCTCCGTGTTCATGCGGTGCTCGGCCTTCCGCGAGCTGGCGGAGCACATCGCCGAGTCGGCCTCCAGGGGGACCCGCGTGGTGGTCACGGGTCGACTTCAGCAGCGCAGCTATGAGGACAAGCAGGACATCAAGCGGTGGGTCATCGAGGTCATCATCGAGGACGCCGGTGTCTCTTTGAGGTTCGCGACCGCCAAGGTCAACAAGGTCTCGCGGGAGAAGGTCCCGCACCCGGCCGAGTCCTGGGAGAACACGTCCAACCCGTGGGGCGGCGAGGGCCAGGAGCACGAGCTCGCAATGGCCGGTGCCGGTTTCGGTGGGCAGGAGGCCCCGTTCTGA
- a CDS encoding NAD(P)-dependent oxidoreductase, with protein sequence MTNNNSVQVSLLGLGAMGSALADALVKAGYATTVWNRSLGKADDLVAQGAQAAATAGDAVRASRLVIACLLDHASVHEVLDPLSNELAGRTLINLTTTTPAQSRELAAWAAHAGVTYLDGGIMAVPQMIGQPGASILYSGSADVFNECKPLLDLWATSTYFGEDAGLASLYDLALLAGMYVMFAGFMHGAAMVAPAGVTAGQFAAMATPWLTAMTGAFQGFAAVIDGGDYTVEGQQSLEFSNLSDLLASSSDQGISTEVVAMVQGLIQRQIDAGHGEEGFARIIESIKQPG encoded by the coding sequence ATGACAAACAACAACAGCGTCCAGGTGAGCCTTCTCGGGCTGGGGGCGATGGGTAGCGCTCTGGCAGACGCCCTGGTGAAGGCCGGATACGCGACAACAGTCTGGAACCGCTCACTAGGCAAGGCGGACGACCTCGTTGCGCAGGGCGCGCAGGCCGCTGCCACGGCCGGTGACGCGGTCCGGGCCAGCCGACTGGTGATCGCATGCCTGCTGGACCACGCATCGGTCCATGAGGTGCTTGATCCGCTCTCCAATGAGCTGGCTGGCCGAACCTTGATCAACCTAACCACGACGACGCCGGCTCAGTCACGGGAGTTGGCCGCCTGGGCTGCCCATGCTGGGGTTACGTATCTGGACGGCGGCATCATGGCCGTACCGCAGATGATCGGCCAGCCTGGGGCATCGATCCTCTACAGCGGATCGGCCGATGTCTTCAACGAGTGCAAGCCGCTGCTCGACCTGTGGGCAACCAGTACCTACTTCGGTGAGGATGCCGGGCTGGCGTCCCTGTACGACCTCGCCCTACTCGCGGGCATGTACGTCATGTTCGCCGGATTCATGCACGGCGCGGCCATGGTTGCGCCGGCCGGTGTGACGGCGGGCCAGTTCGCTGCCATGGCCACACCTTGGCTGACCGCCATGACCGGTGCCTTCCAAGGGTTCGCCGCAGTCATCGACGGCGGGGACTACACCGTCGAAGGGCAGCAGAGCCTTGAGTTCTCCAACCTCAGTGACCTCTTGGCTTCCAGTTCCGACCAGGGCATCAGCACCGAGGTAGTCGCCATGGTCCAGGGGCTCATCCAACGCCAGATTGATGCAGGCCACGGAGAGGAAGGCTTCGCCCGAATCATCGAGAGCATCAAGCAGCCGGGCTAA
- a CDS encoding PQQ-binding-like beta-propeller repeat protein, producing the protein MIVHDGRVDVLDIRTGAARCTFLFATCSTVGGLGRLSVRGIQDMGEVVLIDHGREGDAIKGVALDAEDGTQRWTYAGGLTYNTRDLGQGRMVTIDHAGGELIVRKAADGKILWRAELKGLDTNDPTILGVSDDLLTVDTPAEVIAYRIADGGVAWRTSFEGAPRRPGSVLTNGQVTYVRGDERTLIKLDARTGDVLDRRRFTEKIELEVMRDDLAKVSVGLKHHLVIA; encoded by the coding sequence ATGATCGTGCATGACGGTCGCGTCGACGTGCTGGACATCCGCACCGGCGCCGCCCGCTGTACGTTCCTGTTCGCCACATGCTCCACCGTCGGCGGACTCGGGAGGCTGAGCGTTCGCGGAATCCAGGACATGGGCGAGGTTGTTCTGATCGACCACGGTCGCGAGGGAGACGCGATCAAGGGCGTCGCGCTGGACGCCGAGGACGGCACGCAACGGTGGACGTACGCCGGCGGGTTGACGTACAACACCCGTGACCTCGGCCAGGGCCGAATGGTGACCATAGATCACGCAGGAGGAGAGCTCATCGTCCGCAAAGCGGCCGATGGGAAGATCCTCTGGCGCGCTGAACTCAAAGGGCTGGACACCAACGACCCGACCATTCTGGGCGTTTCGGACGACCTGCTGACGGTGGACACCCCGGCAGAAGTCATCGCCTACCGCATCGCCGACGGCGGCGTCGCCTGGCGCACATCGTTCGAAGGAGCGCCCAGACGGCCCGGCAGTGTACTGACGAACGGCCAGGTCACCTACGTCCGGGGAGACGAGCGGACGCTCATCAAGCTTGACGCCCGCACCGGCGACGTGCTCGACCGGCGCCGCTTCACCGAAAAGATCGAACTGGAGGTCATGCGCGACGACCTGGCCAAGGTCTCCGTGGGACTCAAGCACCATCTCGTGATCGCCTGA
- a CDS encoding DUF2268 domain-containing protein — MSITVLDTYSAMRRILLAPVADRVDLLRSMLEANRGMYRYNPGEVDLVAVHLETSGFPIDRDEERCLDALEALAAAGAWERMQRALDDALAVLLEATPGLEAPDITVLFVLGDPGDEHFMGPCKGLTGFGGISGHIAITFWPFPENVERLEATAVHELHHNLRWGPGGVVWNPMTVTVGEHIVGEGLADAFARQLYGDELGPARIGVPHLHDDEVFAKVLTGLDVTGMQNFTAWVHGDPSAERFGLTPVGLPMGAGYAAGNRLVDTYLAATGQTAAQALHADSSEIIAATLRRG, encoded by the coding sequence ATGTCCATCACCGTTCTTGACACCTACTCCGCCATGAGGCGGATCCTGCTGGCCCCGGTCGCGGACCGCGTTGACCTGCTGCGTTCGATGCTGGAGGCCAACAGGGGCATGTACCGCTACAACCCCGGCGAGGTCGACCTGGTGGCCGTGCACCTCGAAACGTCCGGGTTCCCCATCGACCGCGACGAGGAGCGTTGCCTCGACGCGCTCGAAGCCCTGGCGGCGGCCGGGGCCTGGGAGCGGATGCAACGCGCGCTCGACGACGCTCTCGCCGTACTGCTGGAGGCGACGCCGGGGCTGGAGGCCCCGGACATCACCGTGCTGTTCGTCCTCGGCGATCCGGGTGACGAACACTTCATGGGTCCCTGCAAAGGATTGACCGGGTTCGGCGGCATCTCGGGCCACATCGCCATCACGTTCTGGCCCTTTCCCGAGAACGTGGAGCGGCTGGAGGCCACCGCCGTGCACGAACTGCACCACAACCTGCGGTGGGGCCCGGGCGGGGTTGTGTGGAACCCGATGACCGTCACGGTCGGCGAGCACATCGTCGGCGAGGGCCTGGCCGACGCCTTCGCCCGCCAGCTCTACGGCGACGAGCTCGGCCCCGCCCGCATCGGCGTGCCGCACCTGCACGACGACGAGGTCTTCGCCAAGGTGCTCACCGGGCTCGACGTGACAGGCATGCAGAACTTCACTGCCTGGGTGCACGGCGACCCCAGCGCCGAGCGCTTCGGCCTCACCCCGGTGGGACTGCCGATGGGCGCCGGGTACGCCGCGGGCAACCGGCTGGTCGACACCTACCTGGCGGCGACCGGGCAGACGGCGGCGCAGGCCCTGCACGCCGACAGCTCGGAGATCATCGCCGCCACGCTCCGCCGCGGGTAA
- a CDS encoding MerR family transcriptional regulator, producing the protein MEWTIQELAARAGISSRTLRHYDRVGLLAPSRVGANGYRYYDPGAVARLQRILLMRRLGMGLPAIAEVLADEVDTCDGLRAHIAALEEERDRIERQIRSVRHTLEALQAGAEPRMDVMLAGFNDRYKDEVISRWGERAFQVSNDWWHGKTLDQQLAWKQAVEDLVAAWVAAAKAGVCPTSEHAQSLAARHVQWLSQIPGTPTAEGDRECSIEMVKGLGDMYVDDPRFAGMYDDAAGATFVRDALQAYARTRM; encoded by the coding sequence ATGGAGTGGACGATCCAGGAACTCGCGGCGAGGGCCGGCATCAGCAGTCGCACCCTGCGTCACTACGACCGCGTCGGGCTCTTGGCCCCGTCCCGGGTCGGCGCGAACGGGTACCGCTACTACGACCCGGGCGCGGTCGCCCGGCTCCAGCGGATCCTGCTCATGCGCCGGCTCGGCATGGGCTTGCCGGCCATCGCCGAGGTCCTGGCCGACGAGGTGGACACGTGCGACGGGCTGCGCGCCCACATCGCCGCACTGGAAGAGGAACGGGACCGCATCGAACGGCAGATCCGGTCTGTGCGTCACACGCTCGAGGCCCTGCAGGCGGGGGCGGAACCGCGGATGGACGTGATGTTGGCGGGGTTCAACGACCGCTACAAGGACGAGGTGATTTCACGCTGGGGCGAGCGCGCGTTCCAAGTGAGCAACGACTGGTGGCACGGCAAGACCCTTGACCAGCAGCTTGCCTGGAAGCAGGCCGTCGAGGACCTCGTCGCCGCATGGGTGGCCGCGGCGAAGGCCGGGGTTTGCCCGACATCGGAGCACGCTCAGTCACTGGCTGCCCGGCACGTCCAGTGGCTGAGCCAGATCCCGGGTACCCCCACGGCCGAGGGCGACCGGGAGTGCTCGATCGAGATGGTGAAAGGCCTGGGCGACATGTACGTCGACGACCCCCGCTTCGCCGGCATGTACGACGACGCCGCGGGGGCGACGTTCGTCCGCGACGCACTGCAAGCGTACGCGCGGACCCGGATGTAG
- a CDS encoding MFS transporter: MKPFYVRELTVYPVGTRRIRLLAVAVLASLVANFETTLATILPLLRADLDMSLEVYGLIAAVSVLVGGLSAGFGGILSDRWGRVTILVPTLTVTAACNFLLATVDTVGGLFFVRCLMLFIEGAAITITASLVRDFSPRVGRAQAFGFWTWGPVGASFLASAIASLTLPMFGNAWQSQAVIMGVVSLVLCGVIIWQIAEPSAALRAQVMSAEAAVATEEKIDPGKVRELLRHPHLWAHVFGNTGWQVLYWTFAIFGQTILVDSFGMSAAQANGVVALGIVLNAVAVIAVGRVSDRLQLRKPFTLVGTVLTIAALGGFVALIGSGAGGPVVVMVYAALFLVLGVAYVPWMANFSEDAEDVEPRLQGAALGIWGMVVRIMIVVLLLVSPQVVAAGGWSAWLLVGLGGQVVFLISMAAFRGRWRTAKPASAAV; the protein is encoded by the coding sequence ATGAAGCCGTTCTACGTCCGCGAGCTCACCGTCTATCCCGTCGGCACCCGGCGCATCCGCCTGCTGGCGGTGGCCGTGCTGGCGAGCCTGGTGGCCAACTTCGAGACCACACTGGCCACGATCCTCCCGCTGCTGCGCGCCGACCTCGACATGTCGCTGGAGGTCTACGGCCTCATCGCGGCCGTCTCCGTGCTGGTGGGCGGGCTGTCGGCCGGATTCGGCGGGATCCTGTCCGACCGGTGGGGCAGGGTGACGATCCTGGTGCCCACCCTGACCGTCACCGCCGCCTGCAACTTCCTGCTGGCCACTGTCGACACCGTGGGCGGGCTGTTCTTCGTGCGGTGCCTGATGCTGTTCATCGAGGGCGCGGCCATCACGATCACCGCCAGCCTGGTGCGAGACTTCTCCCCGCGTGTGGGCAGGGCCCAGGCGTTCGGGTTCTGGACCTGGGGCCCGGTGGGCGCCTCCTTCCTGGCCTCGGCGATCGCGAGCCTGACGCTGCCGATGTTCGGCAACGCCTGGCAGTCGCAGGCCGTCATCATGGGCGTGGTCTCGCTGGTGCTCTGCGGCGTCATCATCTGGCAGATCGCCGAGCCGTCGGCCGCGCTCAGAGCGCAGGTGATGTCCGCCGAGGCCGCGGTGGCGACCGAGGAGAAGATCGACCCCGGTAAGGTCCGCGAGCTGCTCAGGCATCCCCATCTGTGGGCCCACGTCTTCGGCAACACCGGGTGGCAGGTGCTCTACTGGACCTTCGCGATCTTCGGCCAGACCATCCTGGTCGACTCCTTCGGGATGAGCGCCGCGCAGGCCAACGGGGTCGTCGCGCTCGGGATCGTGCTCAACGCCGTCGCGGTGATCGCGGTCGGGCGGGTGTCGGACCGGCTGCAGCTGCGCAAGCCGTTCACGCTCGTGGGCACCGTGCTCACCATCGCGGCGCTCGGCGGGTTCGTCGCCCTCATCGGCTCGGGGGCCGGCGGTCCCGTGGTCGTCATGGTCTACGCCGCCCTCTTCCTGGTGCTCGGCGTGGCGTACGTGCCGTGGATGGCGAACTTCTCGGAGGACGCCGAGGACGTGGAGCCGCGGCTGCAGGGCGCCGCGCTCGGCATCTGGGGCATGGTCGTGCGCATCATGATCGTGGTGCTGCTCCTGGTGTCGCCGCAGGTCGTGGCGGCCGGCGGGTGGAGCGCGTGGCTGCTGGTCGGCCTCGGCGGCCAGGTGGTCTTCCTGATCTCCATGGCCGCCTTCAGGGGCAGATGGCGTACGGCGAAGCCGGCTTCCGCGGCCGTCTGA
- a CDS encoding winged helix-turn-helix transcriptional regulator: protein MATSARRGPYFCGIDAAMDVVAGKWKSLILWELHNYGTRRFAELRRGLPGVSEKMLIQHLREMEEDGLVHREVYREVPPKVEYSLTEHGVSLNAALAPLGRWGTERMQRIGAEKVSVNVAATIRR, encoded by the coding sequence ATGGCGACATCAGCACGACGAGGTCCCTACTTCTGCGGCATCGACGCGGCGATGGACGTAGTCGCCGGCAAGTGGAAGTCGCTGATTCTCTGGGAGCTGCACAACTACGGGACCCGTCGGTTCGCCGAGCTCCGACGCGGTCTGCCGGGCGTCAGCGAGAAGATGCTGATTCAACATCTGCGGGAGATGGAAGAAGACGGGCTCGTGCATCGTGAGGTGTACCGCGAGGTGCCACCGAAGGTCGAGTACTCCCTGACGGAGCACGGCGTCTCGCTCAACGCTGCCCTGGCCCCCTTGGGAAGATGGGGCACCGAACGCATGCAGCGAATCGGGGCCGAAAAGGTCTCCGTTAACGTTGCCGCGACGATTCGGCGATAG
- a CDS encoding GNAT family N-acetyltransferase, translated as MRSVHVTGERLGLREVTADDVDALHAVYGDPAATQHLPFDPRSRAEVVEIVAEAIAAATATPRRLYVLAVTDLETREVIGVARLHIEADHPHSAEIGLGLRPDLWGRGMGTDLIRLLLRFGFKGLGLHRLWGARSPANTAAQLAMLVAGMMEEGRIRHHVPTPSGWRDSIVHSALADEWPADRAL; from the coding sequence ATGCGCAGCGTCCACGTCACCGGCGAGCGACTGGGCCTGCGTGAGGTCACCGCCGACGACGTCGACGCGTTGCACGCCGTCTACGGCGACCCGGCGGCCACCCAGCACCTGCCGTTCGACCCGCGAAGCCGGGCCGAGGTCGTCGAGATCGTCGCCGAGGCGATCGCGGCGGCCACCGCCACCCCTCGCCGCCTGTACGTGCTGGCCGTCACCGACCTCGAGACCCGCGAGGTCATCGGCGTGGCCCGCCTGCACATCGAGGCCGACCACCCGCACAGCGCCGAGATCGGCCTCGGCCTCCGCCCCGACCTGTGGGGACGCGGGATGGGGACCGACCTGATCCGGCTGCTGCTGCGGTTCGGCTTCAAGGGGCTGGGGCTGCACCGCCTGTGGGGCGCCCGCTCCCCCGCCAACACGGCGGCGCAGCTGGCGATGCTGGTCGCGGGGATGATGGAGGAGGGACGCATCCGCCACCACGTACCCACACCGTCGGGCTGGCGCGACTCCATCGTCCACTCCGCCCTCGCCGACGAGTGGCCCGCCGACCGCGCCCTGTGA